The Marivirga tractuosa DSM 4126 genome contains the following window.
TTTACTATAGATCAGGATGATGAGTATGATCCAAATCCATTTGGAGATGACGATAAAGAGGGCGATGAGCTAGATGAGGAACCAGCGTCCACCTATACTCCACCTAAAAAACAATCCGCTGCACCTATCATTATTACATTATCTATTATTGTAATAATAGCTTGTGCATTGGTTTATTATTTCTTCCTGAGAGAGCCGGAAAAAGAACCAGTTGCTCAAGAACCAGTGAAAGACACTACTTCCTATGTAGTAGAAAAGCCAGTGGAGCCAGAGCCAGAAGTAATTGAACCTGAACCGGAGCCAACTGAAGGAGTTGTTAATACACTAAATTCAAGAACTGGTCGTTCATACGTTGTTGTAGGTAGTTTCTTTGATGAAGATTTAGCTAAAGACTATGCAGACAAGCTTACAAA
Protein-coding sequences here:
- a CDS encoding SPOR domain-containing protein; translated protein: MAKKDKKDEEYKDENLHNEPEQDDEDFGLPDLDDDSDSSDSDEESSSSTEDSEQDSTETSDELFTIDQDDEYDPNPFGDDDKEGDELDEEPASTYTPPKKQSAAPIIITLSIIVIIACALVYYFFLREPEKEPVAQEPVKDTTSYVVEKPVEPEPEVIEPEPEPTEGVVNTLNSRTGRSYVVVGSFFDEDLAKDYADKLTKDGTNAYIIPPFGKSKFNRVAIEETESFAQASTRATELSGQFKEQPWPLKY